From the genome of Streptomyces sp. NBC_01317, one region includes:
- a CDS encoding alpha/beta hydrolase, which produces MRTDVTFPSGGLKLAGHLYTPDGPASAPGSGEGIRNPFPAIVVGHPASGVKEQAAGLYAERLAREGFIALAFDAAHQGESEGTPRGLEDPAHRVEDIKAAVSFLSARAEVDPDRIGALGICASGGYVVPAAATDHRIRAVATVSAADVGRQFREGADGAQDPAVIQGMLDAAAAARTAEARGEGVGEFPIFPATEEEARALGQHAFEGWEYYCTDRARHPRSAKSFTWNSVDRIVPFEPFRFISLIAPRPLLMIVGTEAVTSHMTTEAFAGAREPKRLRWIDGASHVDLYDTDTCVTPAMAELTDFFGSRLSSPVSVN; this is translated from the coding sequence ATGAGGACAGACGTCACATTCCCCAGCGGCGGGCTGAAGCTCGCCGGCCACCTCTACACCCCGGACGGCCCTGCCTCCGCCCCCGGCTCCGGTGAGGGGATCCGTAACCCCTTCCCGGCGATCGTCGTCGGTCACCCCGCGAGCGGCGTCAAGGAACAGGCGGCGGGTCTGTACGCCGAACGCCTGGCCCGCGAGGGGTTCATCGCCCTCGCCTTCGACGCCGCCCACCAGGGCGAGAGCGAAGGCACCCCGCGCGGCCTCGAGGACCCTGCCCACCGCGTCGAGGACATCAAGGCCGCCGTGTCCTTCCTCAGCGCGCGCGCCGAGGTGGACCCGGACCGCATCGGGGCTCTCGGGATCTGTGCCTCCGGCGGCTACGTCGTCCCGGCCGCCGCCACCGACCACCGGATCAGGGCTGTCGCCACCGTCAGTGCCGCCGATGTCGGCCGCCAGTTCCGTGAGGGCGCCGACGGTGCGCAGGACCCCGCGGTCATCCAGGGGATGCTCGACGCGGCCGCCGCGGCCCGGACCGCCGAGGCCCGTGGCGAGGGGGTCGGGGAGTTCCCGATCTTCCCGGCCACGGAGGAAGAGGCCAGGGCGCTCGGCCAGCACGCCTTCGAGGGCTGGGAGTACTACTGCACCGACCGCGCGCGGCACCCGCGTTCCGCTAAGTCGTTCACCTGGAACAGCGTCGACCGCATCGTGCCCTTCGAGCCGTTCCGTTTCATCTCGCTGATCGCCCCGCGCCCGCTGCTCATGATCGTCGGAACGGAGGCAGTCACCTCGCACATGACCACCGAGGCCTTCGCGGGCGCGAGGGAGCCCAAACGGCTCCGCTGGATCGACGGTGCGAGCCATGTCGACCTGTACGACACGGACACGTGTGTCACCCCGGCGATGGCCGAGCTGACCGACTTCTTCGGGAGCCGGTTGAGCAGTCCGGTGTCGGTGAACTGA
- a CDS encoding protein kinase family protein: protein MAVSDMTRGTRLAAHGAVSTSLALLSDHELHALVDTAVPLGTGIGGQSALLDVGGTPVFVKRVPLTDRERHPENARSTANVFELPAFCHYGIGGPGFGVWRELAVHTMTTNWVLAGDHEGFPLMYHWRVLPDSTPLPDALADVEKTVAFWGGGSEVRRRVEGLQRSSASVALFLEYIPRTLHAWLGEQMDAGGEVADRACAMVERGLEAGTSFMNARGLLHFDVHFENILTDGRRLYFADYGLALSSRFELAREEAGFFARHLTYDRCYSVSYLVNWLVTDVYGYGKDDREARVRAYARGERPTGLPETAAAILARHAPLTAVMADFFRELRDESRDTPYPLAAIRRTEHRGAPTGRTGAPTRS, encoded by the coding sequence ATGGCTGTGAGCGACATGACGCGGGGTACGCGCCTCGCCGCCCACGGTGCCGTCTCCACCTCCCTCGCCCTGCTGAGTGACCATGAGCTGCACGCGCTGGTGGACACCGCCGTGCCGCTGGGCACCGGAATCGGAGGACAGTCGGCCCTGTTGGACGTCGGCGGAACCCCGGTCTTCGTCAAGCGGGTGCCCCTCACCGATCGGGAGCGGCACCCGGAGAACGCGCGGTCCACGGCGAACGTGTTCGAGCTGCCCGCCTTCTGCCACTACGGCATCGGCGGCCCGGGCTTCGGGGTCTGGCGAGAACTCGCCGTACACACCATGACGACGAACTGGGTGCTCGCGGGGGACCACGAGGGCTTCCCCCTCATGTACCACTGGCGGGTCCTGCCGGACTCGACGCCTCTGCCCGACGCGCTGGCGGACGTCGAGAAGACCGTCGCCTTCTGGGGCGGCGGCTCGGAGGTTCGCCGTCGCGTCGAGGGTCTTCAGCGGTCGTCGGCGAGCGTCGCCCTGTTCCTGGAGTACATCCCGCGCACGCTCCACGCGTGGCTGGGCGAGCAGATGGACGCCGGCGGCGAGGTCGCGGACCGGGCCTGCGCCATGGTGGAGCGAGGCCTGGAAGCCGGGACCTCGTTCATGAACGCGCGCGGACTGCTGCACTTCGACGTCCACTTCGAGAACATCCTCACCGACGGCCGGCGCCTCTACTTCGCGGACTACGGCCTCGCACTCTCCTCCCGGTTCGAACTGGCGCGGGAAGAGGCCGGCTTCTTCGCTCGTCACCTGACCTATGACCGCTGTTACAGCGTCTCGTACCTGGTCAACTGGCTGGTGACGGACGTGTACGGGTACGGGAAGGACGACCGCGAGGCGCGGGTGCGCGCGTACGCCCGGGGTGAACGCCCCACGGGATTGCCGGAGACGGCCGCCGCGATCCTCGCGCGCCACGCGCCGCTCACGGCGGTGATGGCGGACTTCTTCCGCGAGCTCCGGGACGAGAGCAGGGACACTCCGTACCCGCTGGCGGCGATCCGCCGTACGGAACACCGAGGTGCCCCTACTGGTCGGACAGGGGCCCCAACCCGGTCGTAG